The sequence below is a genomic window from Lolium perenne isolate Kyuss_39 chromosome 7, Kyuss_2.0, whole genome shotgun sequence.
ATCCAGGTCAAGAGATGGCCGCCGCGTATGGCAAGAAGGCATGGTGAGAGACGCTGCGATGGCATCGTCCACGGCAAGACGAAGATTGTCGGCGGTGTGATGCCGCTAGCAGCCGGGTGCGGTGCGATGCCGGGAGGAGGTGACGGTGGAGATGATGTCGGCGACAAGCTGACTGCTCTTTGAAGTTGCGTCAAGATTGGAGAATCAAGATTAGGGGGTGATTGTTAGGATTAATCTTGATTTTGTATTTGATTTTGTATCTAcatttgttattttgttctgCACTTAGTTAGATGCATGTAGTGTGGCTCGGTTCCAGCAGAGGTGCAAGGCAAGATGCTGTTGCGGCCGTGCGAGGCGGCGCACTGGTGAGATGCCGACGATGGCGAGAAGCTGTTGTCCACGTCCTGGGCTTGTTAGCTGCATGCCTGCATGTGCATATCTGTTCAGGTCGTTGTGGTTCCTGGAGTGATTCTAGGAGCTGATCAGGTCAGCCGTTAGGCTTAGTGCGTGAGTGTCTGGGTTAGTTGAGTTAGTGGCCCGAGTGTATGTAGTGCCCAGCTTGTTAGTGGCGTGAGTGGCACAAAATCAGGCGAGTGTGATGCTCCGGCTGGATGTGTGTTGCCTATTTAAGGTGAGCTATTGAATGGAAAAAGTAGAGCCTACCGGCAGTACAGAAAATGTAGCGTATGTGCTTACCAAGGATGAGTGTTCCAAGGCAAAGCCTacgtgttcttcttcttccttggccAGCGTGTGTGTGTGGAGTTTAGAGAAATAAGAGATTCAGAGtgagaagaggtagaagaagaaagggGCTGCGAGATGCAGCCCCAACAGATAATAACATACCGCTACCGGAATTGGCACCAACACATTTGAGCTTTGGCATGCTGCCCTGGATGCAAGTCAAAGGATCCAATGCATCTGCCATGCCATACCCACAGCTCACGACGATGAGCATCGGCACAATTTCCGGTCTTTCGGGAGGACGATGATAGCAGTTATATATGTTGTCCGTTCTGTGACATCTATTCCGATATTTCTGTTGTTTGTTTGGTCTATTTCAATGGCTGATTTTGTTTCCACCCTTTACAATGTTGAACTGTAATAGTTTGAATAGTACTGAATTTCTACAATAAAATTGGATGTATGATTGATACAGATCCCTCGGTAACCCCCCTTTCAGAAAAAAAAATATATGAACCTCATCTGCTCATTCCATGTATATTTATGGTCTCATCATAATTCGGATATACTATAAAATAGTAAATTCAACTTGAACCTCGTAATTACTGTAGGGAGAAGGATCTATATCCTCTAGAGGCTCCAGTGCTCGTGTCCTCGTGAACCTCTGGGTCAGACATACGACACATTTCAGGTGGTCCCCGCTAtccttttcttcttcctcctAGCAAATTCCCCAGAGGAAACATCTTCGTCGAATCCAACTACTTCATGCAATAGCAGCCGACGCCCAGTCGGATTTCTAAACTCCGATCGGTCAGCTACTGACCGACCGGGTCACACTTTTGAAAAAAACTGAAAACGCGTGCTATTACTGGAATTAAATAAATAATTCGTATTATTAATTTATTTTTGCCACATCACGCATGTTTTGATTTCATCAACTGTGTGCTTTAAGAATACGTTGTTTTTAGCCGTTTGTGTAATCGACCAGAGTTTCCCACCATTGGATAGAGGCGGCATGGAAAATCGTGTGTGATGCCCCATTGAAGCCGCGTGTAATAGCCAGTTTTGTACCAGTGACATCTTATAACAAAATATTTACCATATATGTGTCCACGATAATGTAAAGGAGGTGATGTGGTACTAATTAGTAAAGAACGTTGAGAGATACAACCTACTTCCACAAATCTATAGTCGAGTGGTGCACTACACTCTCTTCATCacggcggcgatggtggtgatgttaataggggtggaggagcaacgaTGACGACTCTCACGGTGTTTGTCCTTCCATTTTTTTGAAGAAACTTCTATGTTTCGTATTATATGTTCTCAAGCAGCTTCTTTGCAACTACACGATAGCAAGGGTGGACAAAGGCGTGGGCATCGAAGCCGAGGTAAGAGGAATCCAGGAGGTGCCAAGGCTCGCCATGGGGTGGCCAGCCTTGGCCGTGCCATGGGCCCCACTAGACACCTAGCTTGCCTCCTCTAGTACTTCATTTCATCTTCTCGCATTTCTGGAAAAAAATGAGGTTTCAAAAAGGTTGGGTTCATTTGGCATTCCAAAGGTCCACAAAACTCAAAAGTACGTAAAACGTGGTTTTACTACTCTGTAGTgtttaaaataaataaataaattagAACTTTATGGAAAATCCCCAAAATCAATTGAAACATGTAGGGCATGGAGGGAACCTCATATAACATGCAAATATCTTGGAGCATTATAATAAAAACCAAAATTAAATGGATACATTTTTACATGTATCACCACCGCGCCGCCCAAGCTACCACCGTGTCCACGACCACTATTGACAGGCCGGCACCAGTACCGAGGGGTCACCGCCTCGATCCAAATCACGCGCGCCGGCTAGGCTTGAGTTGGGGCTGCGTTGTGGTTCCGTGTTGTTGAAAAAAGAGAAAGGGGAGGAGTGTAGTCCTAGTTTTAGAAGTAGAGAAAAGGTTAGTTAAAAAGAAATGTTAGTTTTGGAAGATCTCGATGCAAGGAACCCAACGGTGAAAAGTGTCCATCTTGGATGAATGGCTCATAGATCTAAAActattttgttttgaattttattTCTCAAAAAGGCAAAAGTTGTAGTCCTCACGCCCTCTTGTTCCCTCTCACTCGATCTCATCCTCAATCTTCATTTTGCTTCTCTTTAGCAAGTGGTGAGCAGAGAGATATGGGGGCGTGTGACGCGAGAGATGGGAGTCTTGACAACGCGCGGAAACGGGCCTTGAGCCCTTGATGTCGAAGAGAAACTCATGTTGCGTTTGTATTCGGTCACAACACATTTGTATTCCCGATATGAAGTTCTTAATCCCTTCTACATGACAAAACTCATCGCGACAATATGCACAAACGAGGCCAGCAACGTGGCCCACCACATCGCCGGCGCCGCTCTCCCGCCAGCGCTGATGATCTGGACCGGGAACAGGCAGCCCTTGGTGGAGGCGTTCTTGTCGCTGATCTTGGCGAGGCCGTCGAAGTCGCAGGCGCGCACGTCCTGGTCCTGCATCTGGAAGTACATGTTGAAGGCGTAGGAGATGTTGCTGTTCTCGTCGAGCCCGTTGCAGGAGCACCCGTAGCCGAGCGCCGTGCAGTCGCCGCTGGCGCACGCGTACTGGATGTTCCCCGGAAGCTTCGACTTGTCCTGGGCTTCGTCGTCGAACACGCACCACTGCTTGGGCAGGTACTCCACGCCGGACACGCCCACCAGCAACTTGTCGTTCCCCTGCCCGGAGAGGTCCATGGGGAACTTGGGCTTGCCGTCGTAGGTCAGGATCCCCCAGTGCCGCTCGAAGGGCCCCGGGGCGATGCTCTTCATGTCCTCGTCGAACAGGCCGAAGAGGTACACGTCCATCTTGCCCGACCGGAGGTGGGTGCCTTCGTTCTTCGCCAGCTTCTTCATGAGGCCGTCATAGAACCGCCTGGCCAGCTTCGCGTTGCCGTTCTTGTTGCCGTCGGTTGGCCAGCCCACCTCGCCCACGACCACCTTCAGGTTCGGCACGCCGGCCTTCTTGAGCGCGCTCACGAGCGTGTCGTAGTTGGCGTCGAACACGTTGGAGTAGCTGACCCCGCCGTTGTCCTGGATGCTGCGGCCGCCGTCGAAGAAGGCGAACTCGAAGGGGAAGTTGTCGCTCTGGTACAGGCTGAGGAATGGGTAGATGTTGACGACGAAGGGCGAGCCGTGGTCGTGCAGGAACTTGACCATGTCGGTCATGAGGTCGTTGATGTCGGGCCGGAACTGGCCGGAGGACGGCTTGTCGTCCGGGGAGACGTACACGTCCGCGTTCAGCGGGACCGTCGCCTTCACCTTGTCGCCGACACCGGCATTGTCGAGCGCCTTCTGGATGTTCTTGAGCGCCGGGACGGTCGTTTTCATGAATGTGCCGTTGTAAGCCTTGAGGAACGGCTCGTTCCCCACGGCAACATACCTGCTCTCGATCAAACAGTAACACCATTCCATCGTCAGACAGACAAAGACGAGGATCATTAATTATGCGATGGTGGTTATCGATTAAGGCAAGTATGCGCACTTGAGGTTGAGCTTGTCGCCGTAGCTGGTGACGTTCTCATTGACCCAATCCTCGGCATTGCCGTAGCTGGTCATCGTGTCCAGCATGTCGTTGGGGATGCCTAGCatgacctcaatgccggagtcaaGGAGCGCGTCGACGGGCCAAGAGTCCGCGTCGAACAGCTTCACCTTCATGATCCCGTTGTCCTTCAGCATCTTCACCACCGACGAGGGCACCAGCGGGTGCGTCATCTGCGAGCCCCAGTTCACGCCGACGTCCACGGCGGAGCTCCCGGCTGACGCCGGCGACACGGTGAGCAGTAgcgtggccgcgccggccagcaGCCGCAGGAGCGGAGCCATGCCGGGGTGTTCTCcggtttttcctcgatttggcgtAATCGCAGTTCCGGTACGTCGAGATTTGGTGGTGCTCGTGCTGCGTGTTCCACACCTCTGGCGTTGGATTGGAAAGGAGAGGAAAATGGCGGGGAAACCGGACAGAGTTTGACCATGGCATGCACGCATCAGGTCCGAATCAGGATCGGGAGGAAATAACAGCCATTTGGCAAATGTGCCATTTTGGTGCTCTCATGGTGTAGATGCAAACCGTCCGTAGGTGCAGGATTATTGTGGTAGATGTCCCTCCTGAATCCTGTCTAGTTACATGCAGCTGTCTTCTTCCTTTTTTCTGAACTTTTTGCACTTCATTAACCCGAAAATGTCTGTAAACAGTACTTGTTCCACAATGTAACATGTTTGGGCAAACTAATTAAGAATACTCGAGAACGTCAGCATTGAAAAACAAGTTCTTCCCACGGTCACGACACACATTCATTTTCATCTTTTCGTCGACACGGTCAAAACATTGATATAACCTTTAATGGGACGCAAATATGAAAGATTATGTGTCAATAAACTACAAAATTCATGTATGTATTTTACATGCATTACTCGCTCCAGCCTTTGAAGAAGGCGAGCCTTCCGTCATTTCACTACAACTGGAAAATGTTGTAGCACCACTTCCCCGGGTAGATTGGCGTATTCACCGGTTGCCCCTCCCTCCTCGACCTTGAACCTCTCTACCAGCACCCGCTCCATGGCCGGCGGCACGCTTAGGGCCCTAAGTCTGCGGCTGTCAGCTGCACGAAGAAGGCTAGAACCTGCTGATGGCCACTGTGGCCCAGGTTTGCAAGGCGTCCCTAATGCACCCCTGGCACGTGCAGCTCGTTGTCAGTGTCCACGTGTGCAACATTATTAGTCCTGAGTTGCAGCTTGGGGCTGTAGTCTTCGAGACCCTTCATCGACCCCTCCGGGAACTTCCTCATGTACTCCTAGTTCTTCATTGCCAGACATTACACACAGTAGTGACAAGCATGTGAATGGTAAATTCCATTTATATGGACATGAATGTCGTTGTTGGCGTGGTTATCACCATGCCATGACGCGATCACGATCCTGCTACCCTGGCATCGTACTGCCGACCATGCTTGACGAGGGACTAAGATGTAATGGAACACACAAAATTACTACTACGCCACGATTCTAACCTAAAGCGAACGACCTAAACAAAGTCATAGAAATTATGAACGAATCAAAAAACGCTTGTCGAAATCAAAAGGGGCGCAAAAATAGAAATCAAAAGGGGGCAGAAATAGAAACCACGATCGTATGGATTGAGAGCGGCCCCGACAAAGGTGGAGGAGCCCTCGCTAATCATTCCTTAGGTGTGCGTCAGGCACTGTTGGACAAGGTGATGCCTAGGCAAAAGCACGTTTAGGCACTAGGCAATGGACAAACGCCTCACCTAGAGTATAAGTGAAAGTCTATGTTTGGCAACCAAGAATTTTTGTTCCTCA
It includes:
- the LOC127313350 gene encoding glucan endo-1,3-beta-glucosidase 8; translated protein: MAPLLRLLAGAATLLLTVSPASAGSSAVDVGVNWGSQMTHPLVPSSVVKMLKDNGIMKVKLFDADSWPVDALLDSGIEVMLGIPNDMLDTMTSYGNAEDWVNENVTSYGDKLNLKYVAVGNEPFLKAYNGTFMKTTVPALKNIQKALDNAGVGDKVKATVPLNADVYVSPDDKPSSGQFRPDINDLMTDMVKFLHDHGSPFVVNIYPFLSLYQSDNFPFEFAFFDGGRSIQDNGGVSYSNVFDANYDTLVSALKKAGVPNLKVVVGEVGWPTDGNKNGNAKLARRFYDGLMKKLAKNEGTHLRSGKMDVYLFGLFDEDMKSIAPGPFERHWGILTYDGKPKFPMDLSGQGNDKLLVGVSGVEYLPKQWCVFDDEAQDKSKLPGNIQYACASGDCTALGYGCSCNGLDENSNISYAFNMYFQMQDQDVRACDFDGLAKISDKNASTKGCLFPVQIISAGGRAAPAMWWATLLASFVHIVAMSFVM